One Vicinamibacterales bacterium genomic region harbors:
- a CDS encoding TonB-dependent receptor, whose product MLRCLRYTCALLLIAAFAAPAARAQSTASISGTVKDASGGVIPGVTIVVKNDTTGNTQESVTDTDGAYQFTALGAGSYTITASLAGFKTATAKGVRVAPGQPVTIPLTLEVGALSEVVTVASSSELINTQTATVAATLNADQLTRMPTPTRNALNAVAFLPGVNTTGTNRDSTILGLPETFLSITLDGVSNNDNFLRATDGFFASVTPRQDAVEAVSVTLAAAGANVGGGAGAVTMAFTTRSGGNRFSGSVYEYYRSPRFNSNYIFNQYNHQGKNQVKLHTFGGRAGGPIVIPGLYDGRNKAFFFGHFEQIRFPNTFTRTRTVFNNRVLDGWFRYQFGSEIREVNLLTLAAANGQSAAADPTMMKLFGMIDAATKTTGTRSASNDPLYDTYVWQSPAKLLEYQPTVRLDYNLSTNHRLSGSWSQITAKRTPDYLNNADPRFPGAPNQRDFESIRPLTSISLRSTLTRNIVNELRGGATAFGPGSHFGQPSSVASRNDPTTFADSNGFAITTPGSTTDWFTSNGPSWRGAPTYSLDETLTWQRGSHTVTTGGNLLISNATSSSQQIVRGITLGFNTDFDPAAGLFTTANFPGASTDQLNAARATFASLTGRVATISSQAVLDSTGKYVELGPVTQEGGIKVYGSFVQDSWRLKPNLTLTGGLRYDVQTPFKPFTSVLSSVTMNSICGLSGMGDGGLYSKCNFNNPGASGGAVPQFIQLKEGTEGYKTDWDNFAPSASVAWRPNVQSGFMRALLGEPDQATVRAGYSEAYDRAALTTLIGVFGSNRGGTISLNRNANTGLVQPGTSWPVLLSQTNRLVPQDFNPDPTYPIAVGANRSDSLNAFAPDIKIARVRNWTVGFARSISRDMAVEIRYVGNRGDNEWSQINYNCTGNTTNTNACTGIRGENLVANGFLNEFKLAMANLQANNASGVSSRVGSFAYFGPGSGTNPLPIYLAYLNGSRDAGNPAAYVNASTTWTNSTIAGRLAAPNPNPNAAAVDLDANLTRRNQAQALGYPRNFFVLNPDVANVNVTDSGAFSKYNALQIELRRRLSKGFSANLNYQYAFEGGSQFDGFSFGRAWTDTPVTGNPTIRHAIKWQADWTLPFGRGQRFGNGVNHLVNGLLGGWSVTGVGRFQTTVQDLGNVRLVGMSRSELQKMYKFYIKDNAATGIKEVWMLPDDVILNTRRAFSTSNATADGYSASLGAPTGKYIAPANSANCIQVKAGDCAPRNLLLLSPWFKRVDFGVAKRVDVGGPKNVEIRFDVLNLFDNPNYNPVSNPGSGATIFRTTAAYTDPSNTYDPGGRIGQLTARFSW is encoded by the coding sequence ATGTTGCGTTGCCTGCGGTATACGTGTGCCCTGTTGCTGATCGCGGCGTTCGCCGCGCCGGCCGCGCGGGCGCAATCCACGGCGTCGATTTCCGGCACGGTCAAGGACGCGTCGGGGGGGGTCATCCCCGGCGTCACCATCGTCGTCAAGAACGATACGACCGGTAACACGCAAGAAAGCGTCACCGATACGGATGGCGCCTACCAGTTCACGGCGCTCGGCGCCGGCTCCTACACGATCACGGCGTCGCTCGCCGGATTCAAGACCGCAACCGCCAAGGGCGTGCGGGTTGCGCCTGGACAGCCCGTCACGATTCCGCTGACGCTCGAGGTCGGCGCGCTCAGCGAGGTGGTGACCGTCGCGAGCAGCTCGGAATTGATCAACACGCAGACCGCGACGGTGGCGGCGACGCTCAACGCGGATCAGCTCACCCGCATGCCGACGCCGACGCGCAACGCGCTGAACGCCGTCGCGTTCCTTCCCGGCGTCAACACCACCGGCACGAACCGCGATTCGACGATTCTCGGCCTGCCCGAAACGTTCCTGAGCATCACGCTCGACGGCGTGAGCAACAACGACAACTTCCTGCGCGCGACCGACGGGTTCTTCGCGTCGGTCACGCCCCGCCAGGACGCCGTGGAAGCCGTGTCGGTCACGCTCGCGGCGGCGGGCGCCAACGTCGGCGGCGGCGCCGGCGCCGTCACCATGGCATTCACCACGCGCTCGGGCGGCAACCGCTTCTCGGGCAGCGTCTACGAGTACTATCGCAGCCCGCGCTTCAACTCGAACTACATCTTCAACCAGTACAACCACCAGGGGAAGAACCAGGTCAAGCTGCACACGTTCGGCGGCCGGGCCGGCGGCCCGATCGTGATTCCCGGCCTCTACGACGGCCGGAACAAGGCGTTCTTCTTCGGGCACTTCGAACAGATCCGGTTCCCGAACACCTTCACGCGCACGCGCACCGTGTTCAACAACCGCGTGCTCGACGGCTGGTTCCGCTATCAGTTCGGCAGCGAGATCCGCGAAGTCAACCTGCTCACGCTCGCGGCGGCGAACGGACAGTCCGCGGCCGCCGATCCGACGATGATGAAGCTGTTCGGCATGATCGACGCCGCCACGAAGACGACCGGCACGCGCAGCGCCTCGAACGATCCGCTCTACGACACCTACGTGTGGCAGAGCCCGGCGAAGCTGCTCGAGTACCAGCCGACGGTGCGCCTGGACTACAACCTGAGCACGAATCACCGGCTGAGCGGGTCGTGGTCCCAGATCACCGCGAAGCGCACGCCGGACTACCTGAACAACGCCGATCCCCGATTCCCCGGCGCGCCGAACCAGCGCGATTTCGAGTCGATCCGTCCGCTGACGTCGATTTCCCTGCGCTCGACGCTGACCAGGAACATCGTCAACGAGCTGCGCGGCGGCGCCACCGCGTTCGGGCCGGGGTCGCATTTCGGGCAGCCGTCGAGCGTCGCATCGCGCAACGATCCGACGACGTTCGCGGATTCGAACGGCTTCGCGATTACCACCCCGGGGAGCACGACCGACTGGTTCACCTCGAACGGCCCGAGCTGGCGCGGCGCGCCGACCTACAGCCTCGACGAGACGTTGACGTGGCAGCGGGGCAGCCATACGGTCACCACCGGCGGGAACCTGCTGATCTCGAATGCGACCTCGTCGAGCCAGCAGATCGTCCGCGGCATCACGCTCGGCTTCAACACCGATTTCGATCCCGCGGCCGGGCTGTTCACCACCGCGAACTTCCCCGGCGCGTCGACCGATCAGCTCAACGCGGCGCGCGCGACGTTTGCGTCGCTCACCGGCCGCGTCGCGACGATCAGCAGCCAGGCCGTGCTCGACTCGACCGGCAAGTACGTCGAGCTGGGGCCGGTCACCCAGGAAGGCGGCATCAAGGTCTACGGCAGCTTCGTTCAGGATTCCTGGAGGCTGAAACCGAACCTGACGCTGACGGGCGGCCTGCGCTATGACGTGCAGACGCCGTTCAAGCCGTTCACCAGCGTACTCTCGTCGGTGACGATGAACAGCATCTGCGGCCTCTCGGGCATGGGCGACGGTGGGCTCTACAGCAAGTGCAACTTCAACAATCCCGGGGCGTCGGGCGGCGCGGTGCCGCAGTTCATTCAGTTGAAGGAGGGCACCGAGGGCTACAAGACCGACTGGGACAACTTCGCGCCATCCGCCAGCGTCGCGTGGCGTCCGAACGTCCAGTCGGGGTTCATGCGCGCGCTGCTCGGCGAGCCGGACCAGGCGACGGTCCGGGCCGGCTACTCCGAGGCCTACGATCGGGCGGCGCTCACCACGCTCATCGGCGTCTTCGGCTCGAATCGCGGCGGCACCATCAGCCTGAACCGCAACGCCAACACTGGACTCGTCCAGCCCGGCACGTCCTGGCCGGTGCTGCTGTCCCAGACCAATCGCCTGGTCCCGCAGGACTTCAACCCGGATCCGACGTACCCGATCGCCGTCGGCGCGAACCGCTCGGACAGCCTGAATGCGTTCGCCCCCGACATCAAGATCGCGCGCGTGCGCAACTGGACCGTCGGCTTCGCGCGGTCGATCTCGCGCGACATGGCGGTCGAGATTCGCTACGTCGGGAACCGCGGCGACAACGAATGGTCGCAGATCAACTACAACTGCACCGGCAACACGACCAACACGAATGCGTGCACCGGCATCCGCGGCGAGAACCTGGTCGCCAACGGCTTCCTGAACGAGTTCAAGCTGGCGATGGCGAACCTCCAGGCCAACAACGCGTCGGGCGTCAGCAGCCGGGTGGGATCGTTCGCCTACTTCGGGCCGGGCAGCGGCACGAATCCGCTGCCGATCTACCTCGCGTACTTGAATGGCAGCCGCGACGCCGGGAATCCGGCCGCGTACGTCAACGCCTCCACCACGTGGACGAATTCGACGATCGCCGGCCGGCTGGCCGCGCCGAACCCCAATCCCAACGCGGCGGCGGTGGATCTCGATGCCAACCTGACCCGCCGCAACCAGGCGCAGGCGCTCGGCTACCCGCGGAACTTCTTCGTGCTCAATCCCGACGTCGCCAACGTGAACGTCACCGACAGCGGCGCCTTCAGCAAGTACAACGCGCTGCAGATCGAGCTGCGGCGCCGGCTCTCGAAGGGCTTCTCGGCGAACCTCAACTACCAGTACGCCTTCGAGGGCGGCTCGCAGTTCGACGGGTTCAGCTTCGGGCGCGCCTGGACGGACACCCCGGTCACCGGCAATCCGACCATCCGCCATGCGATCAAGTGGCAGGCGGACTGGACGCTGCCGTTCGGGCGCGGGCAGCGCTTCGGGAACGGCGTCAATCACCTCGTCAACGGGTTGCTCGGCGGCTGGAGCGTCACCGGCGTCGGCCGCTTCCAGACGACGGTCCAGGATCTCGGCAACGTGCGGCTCGTCGGCATGAGCAGATCCGAGCTGCAGAAGATGTACAAGTTCTACATCAAGGACAATGCGGCGACCGGCATCAAGGAGGTCTGGATGCTGCCCGACGACGTGATCCTCAACACGCGCCGCGCGTTCAGCACCAGCAACGCGACCGCGGACGGCTACTCGGCGAGCCTCGGCGCGCCGACCGGCAAGTACATCGCGCCGGCGAACTCGGCAAACTGCATCCAGGTCAAGGCGGGCGACTGCGCGCCGCGCAACCTGCTGCTGCTCTCGCCGTGGTTCAAGCGCGTCGACTTCGGCGTCGCCAAGCGCGTCGACGTCGGCGGGCCGAAGAACGTCGAGATCCGGTTCGACGTCCTCAACCTCTTCGACAACCCGAACTACAACCCGGTGTCGAATCCGGGCAGCGGCGCGACGATCTTCAGAACCACCGCCGCCTATACCGACCCGAGCAACACCTACGACCCCGGCGGCCGCATCGGTCAGCTGACAGCCCGTTTCAGCTGGTAG